One genomic segment of Terriglobales bacterium includes these proteins:
- a CDS encoding Crp/Fnr family transcriptional regulator, with translation MIVETAKGEHVFSQGDPADAVFYIQKGRLKVSVVSKQGKEAVVTLLNQGQFVGEECIAFGHPTRLTTATALSDSVLLKISRKEMARVLRHEPALSEVFVSFLLARNAHIQADLIDQLFNSSEKRLARVLLLLAEFGKDAKADIVIPKLSQETLAEMVGTTRSRVSFFMNRFRKMGFVDYSSGEMRIHSSLLNVILHD, from the coding sequence GTGATCGTCGAGACGGCCAAGGGCGAGCACGTCTTCTCGCAGGGCGATCCGGCCGACGCCGTCTTCTACATCCAGAAAGGCCGGCTGAAGGTCAGCGTCGTCTCCAAGCAGGGCAAGGAAGCGGTCGTCACGTTGCTCAACCAGGGGCAGTTCGTGGGCGAAGAGTGCATCGCTTTCGGGCACCCCACCCGCCTGACGACGGCGACTGCGCTCAGCGATTCCGTCCTGCTCAAGATCAGCCGCAAGGAGATGGCGCGGGTGCTGCGCCACGAGCCGGCGCTCTCGGAAGTGTTCGTATCCTTCCTGCTGGCGCGCAACGCTCACATCCAGGCGGACCTCATCGACCAACTGTTCAACTCCAGCGAAAAGCGATTGGCGCGCGTGCTGCTGCTGCTGGCGGAGTTCGGCAAGGACGCCAAAGCCGACATCGTGATCCCCAAGTTGAGCCAGGAGACGTTGGCGGAGATGGTCGGCACCACGCGCTCGCGCGTGAGCTTCTTCATGAACCGCTTCCGCAAGATGGGCTTCGTCGACTACAGCAGCGGCGAGATGCGCATCCACAGCTCGCTGCTGAACGTGATCCTCCACGATTAA